A single window of Acidimicrobiales bacterium DNA harbors:
- a CDS encoding DAK2 domain-containing protein produces the protein MQTLERLTAGDLVTAIAAYRDALRAHQERINRLNVYPVPDGDTGTNMALTLESVVKEIADRDATDMAAVAQAISYGSLMGARGNSGVILSQILRGLAEAARDCDGVDAAVLIDGLGRAAEGAYRAVQHPVEGTILTVARAASEAAAAAGASQGLLPVLVAAKSAADEALRRTPEMLPVLKSAGVVDSGGSGLVLMLDALLHVADGRPLPDAPATGESAGSDVSVAGEADTSGYGEDNESGLRYEVMFFLEAPDELVPAFREVWAGIGDSIVVVGGDGLWNCHIHTDDIGSAVEAALDAGRPRKIRVSDLWEEVEEERWVRDASQAGLDEEPQEESVACAVVAVCTGDGIRRIFRSLGVHHFVSGGQSMNPSTAELLAAVDAAPGEQVVILPNNKNIVPVAEQAATEASKLVRVVPTRGIQEGFAALLEYDPEGDADSNAALMSGSAAHVVAGEVTRAVRDSVCEAGPISEGDYLGLSRTGIEVVAPDLGDATTGLLSKLIDPQHHEIVTIIAGDGSSVGATRRITEWLDEHHPEMNAEVHQGGQPVYPYLFSIE, from the coding sequence ATGCAGACGCTGGAGCGGCTGACCGCCGGTGACCTGGTCACGGCCATCGCCGCGTACCGCGACGCGCTGCGCGCCCATCAGGAGCGGATCAACCGGCTCAACGTCTACCCGGTCCCAGACGGCGACACCGGGACCAACATGGCGCTCACCCTCGAATCGGTGGTCAAGGAGATCGCTGACCGAGACGCCACCGACATGGCAGCCGTCGCCCAGGCGATCAGCTATGGCTCCCTCATGGGGGCCCGAGGCAACTCCGGGGTGATCCTGTCCCAGATCTTGAGAGGTCTCGCCGAAGCAGCTCGCGACTGTGACGGAGTCGACGCGGCTGTCCTGATCGACGGCCTCGGGCGAGCCGCGGAGGGCGCCTACCGAGCCGTCCAGCATCCTGTCGAGGGCACCATCCTCACGGTCGCCAGGGCTGCCTCCGAAGCGGCGGCAGCTGCAGGGGCTTCGCAGGGGCTCTTGCCTGTTCTTGTGGCCGCAAAGTCCGCGGCCGACGAGGCACTCAGGCGGACACCCGAGATGCTTCCCGTCCTCAAGTCGGCGGGTGTGGTCGACTCCGGGGGGTCGGGCCTTGTGCTCATGCTGGATGCGCTGCTGCACGTCGCCGACGGGAGGCCTCTCCCGGATGCCCCGGCCACCGGGGAATCCGCCGGGTCTGACGTGTCTGTCGCCGGCGAAGCCGATACGTCCGGGTACGGGGAGGACAACGAAAGCGGCCTGCGCTACGAGGTGATGTTCTTCCTCGAGGCCCCGGACGAGCTGGTCCCGGCCTTCCGGGAGGTATGGGCGGGCATCGGCGACTCGATCGTGGTGGTTGGAGGCGACGGGCTCTGGAACTGCCACATCCACACCGACGACATCGGCTCGGCGGTCGAAGCGGCCCTCGATGCCGGAAGGCCGAGGAAGATAAGGGTCTCGGACCTTTGGGAGGAGGTCGAGGAGGAACGCTGGGTGCGCGACGCCTCCCAGGCGGGCCTGGACGAAGAACCGCAGGAAGAGTCGGTCGCGTGCGCGGTCGTGGCGGTCTGCACCGGCGACGGCATCCGTCGGATCTTCCGGTCGCTCGGCGTCCATCACTTCGTCAGCGGCGGCCAGTCGATGAACCCATCGACGGCCGAGTTGCTTGCAGCCGTTGACGCTGCCCCGGGCGAGCAGGTCGTGATCCTGCCGAACAACAAGAACATCGTCCCGGTCGCCGAGCAGGCTGCAACTGAAGCCTCGAAGCTGGTTCGGGTTGTACCGACCCGAGGGATCCAGGAAGGTTTCGCGGCGTTGCTCGAGTACGACCCCGAAGGCGATGCCGACTCGAACGCGGCGCTCATGTCCGGAAGCGCCGCACACGTGGTCGCCGGAGAGGTCACACGCGCGGTGCGCGACAGTGTCTGCGAGGCAGGTCCAATATCGGAGGGCGACTACCTAGGCCTGTCCCGAACAGGAATCGAGGTTGTCGCGCCAGACCTCGGCGATGCGACAACCGGGCTGTTGAGCAAGCTGATCGACCCGCAGCACCACGAGATCGTCACGATCATCGCCGGCGATGGATCCTCGGTGGGCGCAACCCGGCGAATCACCGAGTGGCTCGATGAGCACCACCCTGAAATGAATGCCGAAGTGCATCAGGGCGGTCAGCCTGTATACCCGTACCTGTTCAGTATCGAATAA